A segment of the Neochlamydia sp. S13 genome:
AACTTCTGCTCCGGGATTTGGGACCCAAAAATGCGGCAGAAATAAAAGAAGAGCTTTGCGAATTGGTGATTCCTGAAAATGAATGGGCCAAATGGTGGCAGGCAACCCGTAATAAAATAAAAAAAGACCCCCTGATAGAAAGTCCCTCTCAACTTAAAGAACCGTTCCGTTTAAGAAAAGCCGAGCTTACTGCTGATGAAAGAATGGCCAAAGCGTTGCAAAATATTAGCAGCATTAATGAATTTATCCAGTCTTCTTATAATTTTGTCCGTGACCTGCCCAATGCGCGTAAGAATCAAGAAACTAAAAACACATTAAAGGATAAGCTATTAAATCTTTTATCTGATCCCACGATAACTCCCGAACAAGAATTACAGATTTATGTATTCCTAGAAAGCATGTTTGCCCATCAAGTAGAGGGAAAAACAGCAGAAAGCTTAATTAAAATTTTCAAAGATGTACCCCAAGTTATCAATAGCATTGAAATTCAAGCCTTAAGAAAACGTGTGTTAGGCCTTGTTAAAGATTTTCGCCCGGATTGGCCAGAAATATTCTTACAAGTATTATTTTCCAATCAGCAAAGCCCTATCAGGGATTATATTCTCAAAGAGCTCAATCAAAGTGAAAACAAAGAGTTACTAAAAGAAAAAATTTCCCACATGCTTAATCATCCCTTTGAGTCGCCTGAAACCTTTGTGTGGTATTTCCAAAAGCTAGCTAATAAGGAAGATACCACGCTTCCCTTCCATGATAAAGAAGGTTTGAATCAATTTTTCGAAGCCTTCCTTGTTCTTTTAAGCCATCTAGAGAGTAAAGTAGAATATCGCGATTTAGTTAAGAAAATTTATAATATGATAATTAATAAGCGATATGCCTTAGTTCGCTTTATTCTGGAGGGCACTTCCCTTGAGTTCATCAAAGAATTCCTTCTTTTGGTGTCAAAATGTCAAACTTTTACCGACCATGATAACAAAATTTTACGTTCGTTAGCTGAAGTGGTGCATCCTACCCTAGCAGAAGCTAAACATAAGAAAAAACATGGGGATGATAATGTCATTTGGACTACAGAAGAGGGGTACATGCGTACCCAGGAAAGAATCAGACAAATTGGTACTGTAGAGATGGTAGAAAATGCCCGTGAAGTAGAAGCAGCTAGAGCTTTAGGAGATTTAAGAGAAAACTCTGAGTATAAATTTGCCGTTGAAAGAAGAGCACGTTTGCAAGGTGAGCTTAAAGTTCTATCAGACCAGCTTAAGCTTGCTCGCATCATTACTAAAGACGATATCCTTCAAAGCGAAGTGGGTATAGGAAGCGTAGTTGAAGTCGTCGATAGTGCCGGAAATCAAACAGTTTATAAAATTTTAGGCCCATGGGACGCCAATCCTGAAGAGCATATCCTTTCTTTTCAGTCAAAATATGCCCAAGCTATGCTAGGCTGCAAGGAAGGTGAGGCTTTTAAATTTAGAGACGAAAATTATTCTATCGCAAAAATTAGTAGTTTTTTAGGAGATTAAATGGAGCTTATTCTCGCCACTCAGAATGTCCATAAAATTCGTGAATTGCGAGACATGTTAAAATCCTTTAAGGAAGTGGCGCACTTAGATATTTTATCCCTTCTTAATTTTCCAGACTATGAAGCCCTTCCGGAAGAAGGATTATCTTTTAAAGAAAATGTTGAAAGAAAAGCCTTGCATGCTGCTAAAAAACTAGGTAAATGGGTATTAGCGGATGACTCGGGACTAGTGATACCTGCTTTAAAAGGGGCACCAGGAATCTATTCGGCCCGCTATTCAGGCTTAGAGGCCACCGATGGCGAAAATCGCCAAAAACTTTTAGCCGAAATGCACGGATTAGAAGATATTGAACGAACAGGTTACTTTGAATGCTGGCTTTCCTTAGCTTCTGCCGAGGGGATAAAAAAAAGTGTGCATGCCACCTGTGAAGGGCTCATTATCAATCAAGAGCGTGGACGTCATGGCTTTGGTTATGATCCTCTTTTTATTAAACATGATTATGACAAAACTTTTGCTGAGCTTGATGAACAGACCAAAAATAGGATTTCTCATCGCCGCAAGGCCATTGAAAAATTAATCCCTTCTCTTGAAATGCTCAGAGATTGCTGATAAGGAGTATGCATTATTTCATTGATGGCTATAATTTAATGTTTCGCGTGTTA
Coding sequences within it:
- the rdgB gene encoding RdgB/HAM1 family non-canonical purine NTP pyrophosphatase translates to MELILATQNVHKIRELRDMLKSFKEVAHLDILSLLNFPDYEALPEEGLSFKENVERKALHAAKKLGKWVLADDSGLVIPALKGAPGIYSARYSGLEATDGENRQKLLAEMHGLEDIERTGYFECWLSLASAEGIKKSVHATCEGLIINQERGRHGFGYDPLFIKHDYDKTFAELDEQTKNRISHRRKAIEKLIPSLEMLRDC
- a CDS encoding GreA/GreB family elongation factor; translated protein: MGYLEEFQALINHRNFAKFLQLWEEYCTCDIVEVEELDYLLKLIKTSDFAASFGKVVETALPLWEKIEEPVGKYQIIKLLIDLQTTHTPRLAEIALEQINQRYQNDPLLNERLKLVGLRTKENFQSALSNYDLIAHMAKGKFVFHTGGWGTGEIVDISALREQVTIEFENVTGRKYLTYANAFKTLIPLEDNKFLARRFSNPDKLEQEAKENAVEVIKLLLRDLGPKNAAEIKEELCELVIPENEWAKWWQATRNKIKKDPLIESPSQLKEPFRLRKAELTADERMAKALQNISSINEFIQSSYNFVRDLPNARKNQETKNTLKDKLLNLLSDPTITPEQELQIYVFLESMFAHQVEGKTAESLIKIFKDVPQVINSIEIQALRKRVLGLVKDFRPDWPEIFLQVLFSNQQSPIRDYILKELNQSENKELLKEKISHMLNHPFESPETFVWYFQKLANKEDTTLPFHDKEGLNQFFEAFLVLLSHLESKVEYRDLVKKIYNMIINKRYALVRFILEGTSLEFIKEFLLLVSKCQTFTDHDNKILRSLAEVVHPTLAEAKHKKKHGDDNVIWTTEEGYMRTQERIRQIGTVEMVENAREVEAARALGDLRENSEYKFAVERRARLQGELKVLSDQLKLARIITKDDILQSEVGIGSVVEVVDSAGNQTVYKILGPWDANPEEHILSFQSKYAQAMLGCKEGEAFKFRDENYSIAKISSFLGD